A genomic window from Pyxidicoccus trucidator includes:
- a CDS encoding SWIB/MDM2 domain-containing protein, which translates to MAAKKAAAKKAPAAKKTAGAAKRKPNASFMKEMTPSAALAEIVGTKPLPRTEVVKKLWAYIKKQGLQDAKNKRQINADDKLKPIFGGKKNVTMFEMTALVNKQLS; encoded by the coding sequence ATGGCCGCCAAGAAAGCTGCTGCGAAGAAGGCTCCCGCCGCCAAGAAGACCGCTGGCGCGGCGAAGCGCAAGCCGAACGCCTCGTTCATGAAGGAGATGACCCCTTCTGCCGCGCTCGCTGAGATCGTCGGCACCAAGCCGCTGCCTCGTACCGAGGTCGTCAAGAAGCTCTGGGCCTACATCAAGAAGCAGGGCCTCCAGGACGCGAAGAACAAGCGGCAGATCAACGCCGACGACAAGCTGAAGCCCATCTTCGGTGGCAAGAAGAACGTCACCATGTTCGAGATGACGGCGCTGGTGAACAAGCAGCTGAGCTGA
- a CDS encoding M24 family metallopeptidase, with the protein MERVYSAAESAEFQRRHDLLVAAMRARGVEQLVLTSTESIFYLTGATAEPLERPFFLVVDAARDRRLLLVPLLEQEHLRKGWGPGSQEVLAYAEFPAPVGQGWQDALGTLLRTGFAFEPGTPHVRAAVLVAAGGHALELLEPIRMVKSDFEVERIERAARYAVWGVEEILRSAYQGASVIEGYMTTTSLRRKIIQEEEHFDALATDVLAAPWPAPLSSEPHSVPGATMTLDGGPHVALVLTRVNGYAAECERTFFTVSPTAEQGRLFALMLEARRIAFDLVRPGVFAADIDSAVTEFLAREGFGDPNQRLHRTGHGFGLGNHEPPWIALGSEHRLERNMLISIEPGIYVRGVGGYRHSDTVLVTADGYRVLTELPTDLRSLTFGKPSLKQRVRASIVRKLAGV; encoded by the coding sequence GTGGAGCGTGTCTACTCGGCCGCCGAGAGCGCGGAGTTCCAGCGCCGGCATGACCTGTTGGTGGCCGCGATGCGGGCGCGAGGCGTGGAGCAGCTGGTGCTCACCTCGACGGAGAGCATCTTCTACCTCACCGGGGCGACCGCCGAGCCGCTGGAACGGCCGTTCTTCCTCGTCGTCGATGCGGCCCGGGACAGGCGACTGCTGCTGGTTCCGCTGCTGGAGCAGGAGCACCTGCGCAAGGGGTGGGGGCCGGGCTCGCAGGAGGTCCTCGCGTACGCGGAGTTTCCGGCGCCAGTGGGGCAGGGGTGGCAGGACGCGCTCGGGACGCTCTTGAGGACGGGCTTCGCGTTCGAGCCGGGCACTCCGCATGTCAGGGCGGCGGTGCTGGTGGCCGCCGGTGGGCACGCGCTGGAGCTGCTCGAGCCCATCCGCATGGTGAAGTCCGACTTCGAGGTGGAGCGCATCGAGCGGGCGGCTCGGTATGCGGTGTGGGGCGTGGAGGAGATTCTGCGCTCGGCATACCAGGGGGCGAGCGTCATCGAGGGGTACATGACGACCACCTCGCTGCGGCGGAAGATCATCCAGGAGGAGGAGCACTTCGACGCGCTCGCCACGGATGTCCTCGCGGCGCCGTGGCCCGCGCCGCTGAGCAGCGAGCCGCACTCGGTGCCCGGCGCGACGATGACGCTCGACGGGGGGCCGCATGTGGCGCTGGTGCTCACGCGCGTCAATGGCTATGCGGCGGAGTGCGAGCGGACCTTCTTCACCGTGTCTCCCACGGCGGAGCAGGGGCGGCTCTTCGCGCTGATGCTGGAGGCCCGGCGGATTGCCTTCGACCTGGTCCGCCCCGGTGTCTTCGCGGCGGACATTGATAGTGCCGTGACGGAGTTCCTGGCCCGGGAGGGATTTGGAGACCCGAATCAGCGCCTGCACCGCACCGGGCATGGCTTTGGTCTGGGCAACCATGAGCCGCCGTGGATTGCCCTGGGCAGCGAGCACCGGCTGGAGCGGAACATGCTCATCTCCATCGAGCCCGGAATCTACGTGCGCGGTGTCGGGGGATACCGGCACTCGGACACGGTGCTCGTCACCGCGGATGGGTATCGGGTGCTGACGGAGCTGCCGACGGACCTCCGCAGCCTCACGTTCGGGAAGCCGAGCCTCAAGCAGCGCGTGCGGGCTTCCATTGTGCGGAAGCTCGCTGGCGTCTGA
- a CDS encoding TerC family protein, with protein sequence MNTQAALWIGFNVFVLAMLAVDLGLFHRKDHAVTPKEAGIWTVVWITISMLFCAGLWHFRGGEQGLQWLTAYVVEYALSVDNLFVFLMVFSYFRVAPEHQHRVLFWGIVGAFIMRAVLIIAGAALVQRFHWLIYLFGAFLVFTAVKMLVSKEEELDPEQKGIVKFARRVLPVSRLGEGSRFFVKEDGRSKVTPLFIVLLVVEATDLLFALDSIPAVLGISQDAFIIYTSNVCAILGLRSLFFVVASLMDKFHFLKVGLSGILGFVGVKMLITYFDIHVPIGLSLGVIAGILVGSIVASLIWPKTPDPGHDRESAKT encoded by the coding sequence GTGAACACGCAAGCCGCGCTCTGGATTGGTTTCAACGTCTTCGTCCTCGCGATGCTCGCGGTGGACCTTGGGCTGTTCCACCGCAAGGACCATGCGGTGACGCCCAAGGAAGCGGGCATCTGGACGGTGGTGTGGATCACCATCAGCATGCTGTTCTGCGCGGGCCTCTGGCATTTCCGGGGCGGCGAGCAGGGCCTGCAGTGGCTGACGGCGTACGTGGTGGAGTACGCGCTCTCCGTCGACAACCTCTTCGTCTTCCTGATGGTGTTCAGCTACTTCCGGGTGGCGCCCGAGCACCAGCACCGGGTGCTCTTCTGGGGCATCGTCGGCGCGTTCATCATGCGCGCGGTCCTCATCATCGCGGGCGCGGCGCTGGTGCAGCGCTTCCACTGGCTCATCTACCTGTTCGGCGCGTTCCTCGTCTTCACCGCGGTGAAGATGCTGGTGTCCAAGGAAGAGGAGCTGGACCCGGAGCAGAAGGGCATCGTCAAGTTCGCCCGCCGGGTGCTGCCGGTGTCGCGCCTGGGCGAGGGCAGCCGCTTCTTCGTGAAGGAGGACGGGCGCAGCAAGGTGACGCCGCTGTTCATCGTCCTGCTGGTGGTGGAGGCCACGGACCTGCTCTTCGCCCTGGACTCCATCCCCGCGGTGCTGGGCATCAGCCAGGACGCCTTCATCATCTACACGTCCAACGTGTGCGCGATTCTGGGCCTGCGCTCGCTGTTCTTCGTGGTGGCCAGCCTCATGGACAAGTTCCACTTCCTCAAGGTGGGGCTGAGCGGAATCCTGGGCTTCGTGGGCGTGAAGATGCTCATCACGTACTTCGACATCCACGTGCCCATCGGCCTGTCGCTGGGGGTGATTGCCGGCATCCTGGTGGGCTCCATCGTCGCCTCGCTCATCTGGCCCAAGACGCCGGACCCGGGGCATGACCGCGAGAGCGCGAAGACCTGA
- the hemH gene encoding ferrochelatase has protein sequence MATPGAKRGLLLLNLGTPDAPETGPVRRYLREFLSDPRVLDIHPVGRWLLLNLIILPVRPAKSAEAYRKVWTQAGSPLLVFSRELTAAVSERLAGEYEVALGMRYGSPSIPDAVAALRARGVSDFTVLPLYPQEAASSSASSLARTYEVMTEGWDVPNVRAVPAFHSHPGFLDAFTAVARPVIAEARADHVLFSFHGVPERHVKKSDPSGTHCLASSSCCDALTEANRHCYRAQCFATARGLAERLGLGPQGQGWTVSFQSRLGRTPWVKPYTDVVLPELAQRGVKRLAVMCPAFVADCLETLEEVGIRAREQFVEAGGESLTLVPSLNAHPAWVDAVVRLVRESDAAPTAAAGPWAGATAEPTRAR, from the coding sequence ATGGCCACGCCGGGCGCGAAGCGGGGGCTGCTGCTGCTCAACCTGGGCACGCCGGACGCTCCGGAGACGGGGCCGGTGCGCCGCTACCTGCGCGAGTTCCTCAGCGACCCGCGCGTGCTGGACATCCACCCGGTGGGGCGCTGGCTGCTGCTCAACCTCATCATCCTCCCGGTGCGCCCGGCGAAGAGCGCGGAGGCGTACCGGAAGGTGTGGACGCAGGCGGGCTCTCCGCTGCTGGTGTTCAGCCGGGAGCTGACGGCCGCGGTGTCCGAGCGGCTGGCGGGCGAGTACGAGGTGGCGCTGGGCATGCGCTATGGCAGCCCGTCCATTCCGGACGCGGTGGCGGCGCTGCGGGCGCGCGGGGTGTCGGACTTCACGGTGCTGCCGCTGTACCCGCAGGAGGCCGCGTCCTCCTCCGCGTCGTCGCTGGCGCGCACGTACGAGGTGATGACCGAGGGGTGGGACGTGCCCAACGTCCGCGCGGTGCCGGCCTTCCACTCGCACCCGGGCTTCCTGGACGCCTTCACCGCCGTGGCGCGGCCGGTGATTGCCGAGGCGCGCGCGGACCACGTCCTCTTCAGCTTCCACGGCGTGCCGGAGCGGCACGTGAAGAAGAGCGACCCTTCGGGGACGCACTGCCTGGCGTCCTCGAGCTGCTGTGACGCGCTGACGGAGGCCAACCGCCACTGCTACCGCGCGCAGTGCTTCGCGACGGCGCGGGGGCTGGCCGAGCGGCTGGGCCTGGGGCCACAGGGGCAGGGGTGGACAGTGTCCTTCCAGTCGCGGCTGGGGCGCACGCCGTGGGTGAAGCCCTACACGGACGTGGTGCTGCCGGAGCTGGCGCAGCGGGGCGTGAAGCGGCTGGCGGTGATGTGCCCGGCCTTCGTCGCGGACTGTCTGGAGACGCTGGAAGAGGTGGGCATCCGCGCCCGGGAGCAGTTCGTCGAGGCGGGGGGCGAGTCGCTGACGCTCGTCCCCTCCCTCAACGCCCACCCGGCGTGGGTGGACGCGGTGGTGCGGCTGGTGCGCGAGTCGGACGCCGCGCCTACTGCTGCGGCTGGGCCGTGGGCTGGGGCGACGGCGGAGCCGACTCGAGCTCGGTGA
- the apaG gene encoding Co2+/Mg2+ efflux protein ApaG has product MSSTATTDGIRVTVKPTFWPERSSPEAGQFAFMYTVEIANEGSAPAQLKSRHWVITDATGKVEEVKGEGVVGRQPSLEPGERFEYTSWAMLRTPFGTMRGTYDMVRPDGATFEARIAEFALTLPNSLH; this is encoded by the coding sequence ATGTCTTCCACTGCCACCACTGATGGCATCCGCGTCACCGTGAAGCCCACCTTCTGGCCGGAGCGCAGCTCTCCGGAGGCCGGGCAGTTCGCCTTCATGTACACAGTGGAAATCGCCAACGAGGGCAGCGCGCCCGCGCAGCTCAAGTCGCGCCACTGGGTCATCACCGATGCCACCGGGAAGGTGGAGGAGGTGAAGGGGGAGGGCGTGGTGGGACGCCAGCCCAGCCTGGAGCCGGGCGAGCGCTTCGAGTACACGAGCTGGGCGATGCTGCGCACGCCGTTCGGCACCATGCGCGGCACCTACGACATGGTGCGGCCGGACGGTGCCACCTTCGAGGCCCGCATCGCCGAGTTTGCCCTCACCCTTCCCAACTCCCTGCACTGA
- the treY gene encoding malto-oligosyltrehalose synthase produces the protein MLLDGLEEKGAASMEAGGATMSAEVLAEGLYARVQGELGSRPHTPLSTYRVQLHQGFTFQQAREVVPYLARLGISDFYASPYLKATPGSTHGYDCTDHQQLNPEVGTEQDHAALCSTLREHGMGHLLDVVPNHMGIERDNRLWFDVLENGPSSIYAKFFDIDWAPVKEELHDKVLLPILGDQYGITLEKGELKLSFREGAFFINYYEHLLPVAPRQYGRILRHGLERLEAKLGAEHPCMLELLSVLTAIEHLPARTEVERAKVIERHREKEVIKRRLAAVVAGSPEVAAYIEDNVRVFNGQPGDARSFDLLDSVLSSSSYRLAHWRVAGEEINYRRFFDINGLAAIREEDPDVFQEAHARIFRWLREGFVTGLRIDHPDGLFDPTAYFLDLQERFFLERAHALFLKEHGEADTRWPSVETSLRERWRAEVTAHPDSPLRKALYVVVEKIQGGRERIPESWAVHGTTGYRFANAVSGIFVNAGAEASLSETYEAFVGERADFAELVYQKKLLIMRVSMASEINVLAHELNRISEMNRRTRDFTLNSLRRALVEFIALFPVYRTYVDGWRPELDARDVQYVEWTIQRAKERNATTNASIFDFLRDILLRRYPEHTQERERAVMLRFAMKLQQLTGPVMAKGLEDTVFYIYNRLVSLNEVGGEPERFGVRATTFHLRNQERAEHWPASQLTSSTHDTKRSEDVRARINVLTELPEEWRKRVRKWARLTEGLVTQLPSGPAPSPNDAYLFFQTLVGAWPMGESHPEEELADFQRRVREYMSKAMKEAKVRTSWTNPDSAYDEAVGRFVDGCFEPKTGGAFLEDARAFKRHIERAGQLNALGQLLMKLASPGVVDTYQGCELWDLSLVDPDNRRPVDFSLRARLLEALDTEAATDRPGLCARLTQDMDDGRVKLFVLAESLRLRQRQPGLFRSGGYRALDLTGPRAQAAVGFAREQGENVVVACAPRYTLSALESPEGLSGAYGSTFLDLPEAYAGMMFRSVFTGRQVRPERGPGGVVLPLGPLLAEFPVVLLERSTG, from the coding sequence ATGTTGCTCGACGGTTTGGAAGAGAAGGGAGCCGCCTCCATGGAGGCGGGGGGCGCCACCATGTCCGCAGAGGTCCTGGCCGAGGGCCTCTACGCACGTGTGCAGGGAGAGCTGGGCTCGCGCCCGCACACCCCGCTGTCCACCTACCGGGTGCAGCTCCACCAGGGGTTCACCTTCCAGCAGGCGCGCGAGGTGGTGCCCTACCTCGCCCGGCTGGGGATAAGCGACTTCTACGCGTCCCCCTACCTGAAGGCCACGCCCGGCAGCACCCACGGCTACGACTGCACGGACCACCAGCAGCTCAACCCGGAGGTGGGCACCGAGCAGGACCATGCCGCACTGTGCTCCACCCTGCGCGAGCACGGCATGGGGCACCTGCTGGACGTGGTGCCCAACCACATGGGCATCGAGCGCGACAACCGGCTCTGGTTCGACGTGCTGGAGAACGGCCCCTCGTCCATCTACGCGAAGTTCTTCGACATCGACTGGGCACCGGTGAAGGAGGAGCTGCACGACAAGGTGCTGCTGCCGATTCTGGGCGACCAGTACGGCATCACCCTGGAGAAGGGCGAGCTGAAGCTGTCCTTCCGGGAGGGCGCCTTCTTCATCAACTACTACGAGCACCTGCTGCCGGTGGCGCCCCGCCAGTACGGACGCATCCTCCGCCACGGCCTGGAGCGGCTGGAGGCGAAGCTCGGCGCCGAGCACCCGTGCATGCTGGAGCTGCTCTCCGTCCTCACCGCGATTGAGCACCTGCCGGCGCGCACGGAGGTGGAGCGCGCCAAGGTCATCGAGCGGCACCGCGAGAAGGAGGTCATCAAGCGCCGACTCGCCGCGGTGGTGGCCGGAAGCCCCGAGGTGGCCGCCTATATCGAGGACAACGTCCGCGTCTTCAACGGCCAGCCCGGTGACGCGCGCTCGTTCGACCTGCTGGACTCGGTGCTGTCCTCGAGCAGCTACCGGCTGGCGCACTGGCGGGTGGCGGGCGAGGAAATCAACTACCGCCGCTTCTTCGACATCAACGGCCTGGCCGCCATCCGCGAGGAGGACCCGGACGTCTTCCAGGAGGCGCACGCGCGCATCTTCCGCTGGCTGCGCGAGGGCTTCGTCACGGGCCTGCGCATCGACCACCCGGACGGCCTGTTCGACCCCACCGCCTACTTCCTGGACCTGCAGGAGCGCTTCTTCCTGGAGCGGGCCCATGCCCTCTTCCTGAAGGAGCATGGCGAGGCCGACACGCGCTGGCCCTCGGTGGAGACGTCGCTGCGCGAGCGCTGGCGGGCCGAGGTGACGGCACACCCGGACAGCCCGCTGCGCAAGGCGCTGTACGTGGTGGTGGAGAAGATTCAGGGCGGGCGCGAGCGCATCCCCGAGTCCTGGGCCGTGCACGGCACCACCGGCTACCGCTTCGCCAACGCGGTGAGCGGCATCTTCGTCAACGCGGGGGCCGAGGCGTCCCTGTCCGAGACGTACGAGGCCTTCGTCGGCGAGCGCGCCGACTTCGCGGAGCTCGTCTACCAGAAGAAGCTGCTCATCATGCGCGTGTCCATGGCCAGCGAAATCAACGTGCTGGCCCACGAGCTCAACCGCATCTCCGAGATGAACCGGCGCACGCGCGACTTCACGCTCAACTCGCTGCGGCGGGCGCTGGTGGAGTTCATCGCCCTGTTCCCCGTCTACCGCACCTATGTGGATGGCTGGCGGCCGGAGCTGGACGCGCGCGACGTGCAGTACGTGGAGTGGACGATTCAGCGCGCCAAGGAGCGCAACGCCACCACCAACGCGTCCATCTTCGACTTCCTGCGCGACATCCTCCTGCGCCGCTATCCGGAGCACACCCAGGAGCGCGAGCGCGCCGTCATGCTGCGCTTCGCCATGAAGCTGCAGCAGCTCACGGGGCCCGTCATGGCCAAGGGCCTGGAGGACACCGTCTTCTACATCTACAACCGGCTGGTGAGCCTCAACGAGGTGGGCGGCGAGCCGGAGCGCTTCGGGGTGCGCGCCACCACCTTCCACCTGCGCAACCAGGAGCGCGCGGAGCACTGGCCGGCGAGCCAGCTCACCTCCAGCACCCACGACACCAAGCGCAGCGAGGACGTGCGCGCGCGCATCAACGTGCTGACCGAGCTGCCCGAGGAGTGGCGCAAGCGGGTGAGGAAGTGGGCCCGCCTCACCGAGGGGCTGGTGACGCAGCTGCCCTCCGGCCCCGCGCCGAGCCCCAACGACGCGTACCTCTTCTTCCAGACGCTGGTGGGCGCCTGGCCCATGGGCGAGTCCCACCCGGAGGAGGAACTGGCGGACTTCCAGCGCCGGGTGCGCGAGTACATGAGCAAGGCCATGAAGGAGGCCAAGGTCCGCACCTCGTGGACCAACCCGGACAGCGCCTATGACGAGGCCGTGGGCCGCTTCGTGGACGGCTGCTTCGAGCCGAAGACGGGCGGCGCCTTCCTGGAGGACGCGCGGGCCTTCAAGCGCCACATCGAGCGCGCGGGGCAGCTCAACGCCCTGGGCCAGCTCCTGATGAAGCTGGCCTCGCCCGGCGTGGTGGACACGTACCAGGGCTGCGAGCTGTGGGACTTGTCGCTGGTGGATCCGGACAACCGGCGCCCCGTCGACTTCTCCCTGCGCGCGCGGCTGCTGGAGGCGCTGGACACCGAGGCCGCGACGGACCGGCCCGGGCTGTGCGCCCGGCTGACGCAGGACATGGATGACGGTCGGGTGAAGCTCTTCGTCCTGGCCGAGTCGCTGCGGCTGCGGCAGCGCCAGCCGGGGCTGTTCCGCTCCGGCGGCTACCGGGCGCTCGACTTGACGGGCCCCCGGGCACAGGCGGCGGTGGGCTTCGCGCGCGAGCAGGGGGAGAACGTGGTGGTGGCCTGTGCACCGCGTTACACCCTGTCGGCCCTGGAATCCCCGGAAGGCCTGTCGGGGGCCTATGGGAGCACGTTCCTCGACCTCCCGGAGGCATATGCGGGCATGATGTTCCGCAGTGTCTTTACCGGGCGTCAGGTGCGGCCGGAGCGTGGGCCGGGCGGCGTGGTGCTGCCCCTCGGACCGCTCCTGGCGGAGTTCCCGGTGGTGTTGTTGGAGAGGAGCACGGGATGA
- the glgX gene encoding glycogen debranching protein GlgX, which translates to MRRAEVLPGKPYPLGATFDGHGVNFAVFSEHAKKVEVCLFDANDPSKETRRFPLLESTHHVWHGYAPDLQPGTLYGLRVHGPHEPKKGLRFNPHKLLVDPYARAIHGKVDYKAPIYGYPAPATGKDEDLLLDARDDAAGVPKAVVLSDTFDWEDDAPPRIPWPDTVIYELHVKGFTRLHPRVPEPLRGTYAGLAHPASIEHLKKVGVTAVELLPIHHIVDEPFLIQRGKVNYWGYNTLGFFAPDARYSASGSRGEQVDEFKGMVKQLHRAGIEVILDVVYNHTCEGNHHGPTLSFKGVDNSAYYRLTEKDPRYYMDVTGCGNSWNATNPYSLKLVADSLRYWVEEMHVDGFRFDLATTLGRDRHGYDTRAAFFQIIHQDPVLSRVKLISEPWDVGDFGYQVGNFPVLWSEWNGKYRDTIRRYWKGDDRQAAEIGYRLTGSSDLYSLSGRKPTASVNFVTAHDGFTLHDLVTYNEKHNEANGEENRDGANDNHSWNCGVEGETGDPKINALREQQKRNFLATLFLSQGVPMLVGGDEMGRTQKGNNNAYCQDNEVSWVNWELNETQRALLEFTSRMAKLRREQPVLHKRRFFRGAHMWDSELKDLAWFRPDGKEMKKDDWEKPYVRSLAFLLGGDAIATPDDEGNRIVGDTLLVLMNAHHEPITFLLPAMEWGADWELVVDTAAAGESQRTHTPAGGKVQAAGRSVVVLRRPATE; encoded by the coding sequence ATGAGGAGGGCCGAGGTGCTTCCAGGGAAGCCGTACCCCCTGGGCGCCACGTTTGACGGGCACGGGGTCAACTTCGCGGTCTTCAGCGAGCATGCGAAGAAGGTGGAGGTCTGCCTCTTCGATGCGAATGACCCCTCCAAGGAGACCCGCCGCTTCCCCCTGCTGGAGTCGACCCACCACGTGTGGCACGGCTACGCGCCGGACCTCCAGCCGGGGACGCTCTACGGCCTGCGGGTCCACGGCCCGCACGAGCCGAAGAAGGGGCTGCGCTTCAACCCGCACAAGCTGCTGGTGGACCCGTATGCCCGGGCCATCCACGGCAAGGTGGACTACAAGGCCCCCATCTACGGCTACCCGGCGCCGGCCACGGGCAAGGACGAGGACCTCCTCCTGGATGCCCGCGACGACGCGGCGGGCGTGCCCAAGGCGGTGGTGCTGTCGGACACGTTCGACTGGGAGGACGACGCCCCGCCCCGCATCCCCTGGCCCGACACCGTCATCTACGAGCTGCACGTCAAGGGCTTCACCAGGCTGCACCCGCGCGTGCCCGAGCCCCTGCGCGGCACCTACGCGGGGCTGGCCCACCCGGCCAGCATCGAGCATTTGAAGAAGGTGGGCGTCACCGCGGTGGAGCTGCTGCCCATCCACCACATCGTCGACGAGCCCTTCCTCATCCAGCGCGGGAAGGTGAACTACTGGGGCTACAACACCCTGGGCTTCTTCGCGCCGGATGCGCGCTACAGCGCGTCGGGCTCGCGGGGCGAGCAGGTGGACGAGTTCAAGGGCATGGTGAAGCAGCTCCACCGTGCCGGCATCGAGGTCATCCTCGACGTCGTCTACAACCACACCTGCGAGGGCAACCACCACGGCCCCACGCTGTCCTTCAAGGGCGTGGACAACAGCGCGTACTACCGGCTCACGGAGAAGGACCCGCGCTACTACATGGACGTCACCGGGTGCGGCAACTCGTGGAACGCCACGAACCCGTACTCGCTGAAGCTCGTCGCCGACTCCCTCCGCTACTGGGTGGAGGAGATGCACGTGGACGGGTTCCGCTTCGACCTGGCCACCACGCTGGGGCGCGACAGGCACGGCTACGACACCCGTGCGGCCTTCTTCCAAATCATCCACCAGGACCCGGTGCTCAGCCGGGTGAAGCTCATCTCCGAGCCCTGGGACGTGGGCGACTTCGGCTACCAGGTGGGCAACTTCCCGGTGCTGTGGAGCGAGTGGAACGGGAAGTACCGCGACACCATCCGCCGCTACTGGAAGGGCGATGACCGGCAGGCGGCGGAGATTGGCTACCGGCTCACCGGCAGCTCGGACCTGTACTCCCTCTCCGGACGCAAGCCGACGGCGAGCGTGAACTTCGTCACCGCGCATGACGGCTTCACGCTGCACGACCTGGTCACCTACAACGAGAAGCACAACGAGGCGAACGGCGAGGAGAACCGCGACGGCGCCAACGACAACCACTCCTGGAACTGCGGGGTGGAGGGCGAGACGGGCGACCCGAAAATCAACGCCCTGCGCGAGCAGCAGAAGCGCAACTTCCTGGCCACGCTCTTCCTGTCCCAGGGCGTGCCCATGCTGGTGGGCGGCGATGAGATGGGGCGCACCCAGAAGGGCAACAACAACGCCTACTGCCAGGACAACGAGGTGTCCTGGGTGAACTGGGAGCTGAACGAGACCCAGCGCGCGCTGCTGGAGTTCACCAGCCGCATGGCCAAGCTGCGGCGCGAGCAGCCCGTGCTGCACAAGCGGCGCTTCTTCCGCGGCGCCCACATGTGGGACAGCGAGCTGAAGGACCTGGCGTGGTTCCGGCCGGACGGGAAGGAGATGAAGAAGGACGACTGGGAGAAGCCGTATGTGCGCTCCCTGGCCTTCCTGCTGGGCGGAGACGCCATCGCCACCCCGGACGACGAGGGCAACCGGATTGTCGGGGACACGCTGCTGGTGCTGATGAACGCGCACCACGAGCCCATCACCTTCCTGCTGCCGGCGATGGAGTGGGGAGCGGACTGGGAGCTGGTGGTGGACACGGCGGCGGCGGGTGAGTCGCAGCGCACGCACACCCCCGCGGGCGGCAAGGTGCAGGCAGCCGGCCGCTCCGTGGTGGTGCTGCGGCGGCCGGCGACGGAGTAG
- a CDS encoding L-threonylcarbamoyladenylate synthase, with amino-acid sequence MLTPDPIERAVDLLRRGGVVALPTETVYGLAANAEDELAVRRVFAIKGRPATHPLIVHIPGVEHLASWARVVPEAAHRLASAFWPGPLTLVLPRTPRATDAVTGGQDTVALRVPNHPMALEVLRRLGGGIAAPSANRFGRVSPTTAEHVARDLSGDVDLVLDGGPCTVGVESTIVDLSTDEPSILRPGGLAAEEVERVLGRKVPVRTESKVRVSGSLASHYAPRAGVVLAEPREALARVQALRSQGLRVGVLGPESLGLPPDVPRFDVPEDPAGAARVLYARLREADEQGHDVLVACLPAASGLGIAVRDRLARAAAPRD; translated from the coding sequence ATGCTTACCCCGGACCCCATCGAGCGCGCAGTGGATTTGCTGCGGCGCGGCGGCGTCGTCGCCCTGCCCACGGAGACGGTGTATGGCCTCGCGGCCAACGCCGAGGACGAGCTGGCCGTGCGCCGCGTCTTCGCCATCAAGGGCCGCCCCGCCACCCACCCGCTCATCGTCCACATCCCGGGCGTCGAGCACCTGGCCTCGTGGGCGCGCGTGGTGCCGGAGGCTGCTCACCGTCTCGCCAGCGCGTTCTGGCCGGGCCCGCTGACGCTGGTGCTGCCGCGCACGCCGCGAGCGACGGACGCCGTCACGGGCGGGCAGGACACGGTGGCGCTGCGGGTGCCGAATCACCCCATGGCGCTCGAGGTGCTGCGGAGGCTCGGAGGTGGGATTGCCGCGCCGAGCGCCAACCGCTTCGGCCGGGTGAGTCCCACCACGGCGGAGCACGTGGCGCGGGATTTGTCGGGAGACGTGGACCTGGTGCTGGACGGGGGCCCGTGCACGGTGGGCGTGGAGTCCACCATCGTGGACCTGAGCACGGACGAGCCCTCGATTCTGCGGCCCGGAGGGTTGGCGGCGGAGGAAGTGGAGCGCGTGCTGGGGCGGAAGGTGCCGGTGCGGACCGAGTCCAAGGTGCGCGTGTCGGGCTCGCTGGCATCACACTACGCGCCACGCGCGGGGGTGGTGCTGGCGGAGCCTCGCGAGGCGTTGGCGCGAGTCCAGGCGCTGCGGAGCCAGGGCCTGCGCGTGGGAGTGCTGGGCCCAGAGAGTCTCGGGCTGCCGCCGGACGTGCCGCGCTTCGACGTGCCCGAGGACCCGGCCGGGGCCGCGCGCGTGCTGTACGCGCGACTGCGCGAGGCGGATGAGCAGGGCCATGACGTGCTGGTGGCGTGCCTGCCCGCAGCGAGCGGATTGGGCATCGCCGTGCGCGACAGGTTGGCCCGGGCCGCCGCGCCTCGCGACTGA